One Mesoplodon densirostris isolate mMesDen1 chromosome X, mMesDen1 primary haplotype, whole genome shotgun sequence genomic region harbors:
- the LOC132481640 gene encoding doublesex- and mab-3-related transcription factor 3a-like — translation MDPYEMPAVPCGTPDSNTGLETGAPWGIELGPRRARCRCSRCHNHGTTDQIKDQEHFCLFEVCECHKCALFSEHCSILPAESALKSEQGPRQKRHLTEGLIKSGTTSPKAHSHVIKLAIQAGVPSKLPRSSADRSGLGIFVSILDSSTLEEATNNFSFQEVTQSPCPAQQAPKASDQASVAASSEWQQKLEAAESLLALRESSQAPSGSISVLQLCVAPAPAGDRGLQPPNPSLGPAPASSVSLPDGHLGCISPLS, via the exons ATGGATCCCTATGAAATGCCTGCTGTGCCCTGCGGAACCCCCGACTCCAACACTGGACTTGAGACCGGAGCCCCATGGGGGATTGAACTTGGCCCCAGAAGAGCTAGATGTCGCTGTTCCCGCTGCCACAACCACGGCACCACTGACCAAATCAAGGACCAGGAGCACTTCTGCCTCTTCGAGGTCTGCGAGTGTCACAAGTGTGCCCTCTTCTC GGAACACTGCAGCATCTTGCCTGCTGAGAGTGCCTTGAAGTCGGAGCAGGGGCCACGCCAAAAGAGACACCTGACTGAAGGACTGATAAAGAGTGGGACCACCTCTCCCAAAGCTCACAGCCATGTCATCAAGTTGGCCATTCAAGCAGGAGTCCCCA GCAAGCTCCCAAGGAGTTCTGCTGATCGGTCTGGTCTCGGAATCTTTGTCTCTATCCTGGACTCCAGCACCCTTGAAGAAGCAACTAACAATTTTTCTTTCCAGGAAGTCACAcagagcccctgccctgcccagcag GCTCCCAAAGCTTCCGACCAGGCCTCAGTTGCTGCCTCCTCAGAGTGGCAGCAAAAACTGGAAGCGGCCGAGTCTCTGCTGGCTCTGAGAGAATCATCCCAGGCCCCTTCTGGCTCCATCTCCGTGCTCCAGCTCTGTGTTGCACCAG CTCCTGCTGGAGATAGAGGACTTCAGCCTCCTAACCCCTCTCTTGGACCTGCACCGGCCAGCTCCGTTTCTCTGCCTGATGGACACCTGGGGTGCATCTCCCCCTTGAGctag